The Etheostoma spectabile isolate EspeVRDwgs_2016 unplaced genomic scaffold, UIUC_Espe_1.0 scaffold461, whole genome shotgun sequence genome has a window encoding:
- the LOC116686742 gene encoding gamma-aminobutyric acid receptor subunit pi, producing MCVQLQTLLLLTLWLSVTQGNSWGEWNDSQLQPTIQKLMKGYNCYLRPNFNEGPVEIGMSLDIASIDAISEINMDYTATIFLRQRWRDSRLVFPGNESVSVDGRLVSLLWIPDTFIPDSKRSFLHDVTVDNRLIRIFSDGTVLYALRITATIACNMDLTKYPMDRQVCTLQLESWGYNLQDVVFYWTRGNDSVKGLDVLRLAQYSVESYYTSVSEAVYETGQYPKLVLHFALRRNVLFFILETYVPSILLVVLSWVSFWISQSSVPARVCIGVTTVLTMTTLMMGARSSLPNANCFIKAIDVYLGICFTFIFGALVEYACAHFYNMQNQTIEDVYRDLLREFCESNGNGSIPIVGSNQPNQSVEVGSTAEELTEQSANSTTRNDVLSKEKVSGQGCSLSSVKDMSRRAASTFTVENPHNIDRHARTVFPTAFLFVNILYWLYYLFL from the exons ATGTGTGTGCAGCTGCAAACGCTACTGCTGCTGACCCTCTGGCTGAGCGTCACACAGGG CAACAGCTGGGGAGAATGGAACGACTCTCAGCTTCAGCCAACAATTCAGAAGTTGATGAAAGGATACAACTGCTACCTCAGACCTAATTTCAATG AGGGCCCTGTGGAAATTGGAATGAGCCTTGACATTGCCAGCATTGATGCCATCTCTGAAATCAACATG GACTACACTGCCACCATCTTCCTTCGTCAGCGCTGGCGGGACTCCAGGCTGGTGTTCCCGGGAAATGAGAGTGTCAGCGTGGATGGACGCCTCGTGTCCCTGCTCTGGATCCCCGACACCTTCATCCCTGACTCCAAGCGCTCCTTCCTGCATGACGTCACAGTGGACAACCGCCTCATACGCATATTCAGCGACGGAACTGTTCTCTATGCCTTACG CATCACGGCTACCATTGCCTGCAACATGGACCTGACCAAGTACCCCATGGACAGACAGGTGTGCACCCTGCAGCTGGAGAGCT GGGGCTACAACCTGCAGGATGTGGTGTTCTACTGGACCAGAGGGAATGATTCCGTCAAGGGTCTTGACGTCCTGCGGCTGGCTCAATACAGCGTAGAGAGCTACTACACATCAGTGTCAGAGGCTGTGTATGAGACAG GACAATACCCCAAGCTGGTGTTGCATTTTGCACTGCGTAGAAACGTGCTGTTCTTCATTTTGGAGACATATGTTCCCTCCATCCTGCTTGTGGTTCTGTCCTGGGTCTCTTTCTGGATCAGCCAGTCCTCTGTCCCAGCTAGGGTCTGTATTG GAGTAACAACAGTCCTGACAATGACCACACTGATGATGGGCGCCCGCTCGTCCCTGCCCAATGCCAACTGCTTCATCAAAGCCATAGATGTGTACCTGGGAATCTGCTTCACCTTCATCTTTGGTGCACTGGTGGAGTACGCCTGCGCTCACTTCTATAACATGCAGAACCAGACCATCGAGGATGTGTACAGG gatCTTCTGAGGGAGTTCTGTGAATCCAATGGAAACGGCTCCATTCCCATTGTCGGCTCCAACCAACCGAACCAGTCTGTTGAGGTCGGCTCCACTGCAGAGGAGCTCACGGAGCAGTCAGCAAACAGCACCACTAGGAACGATGTTCTATCTAAAGAGAAGGTGTCAGGACAGGGCTGCAGCTTGTCTTCAGTGAAGGACATGTCACGCAGGGCGGCATCCACCTTCACTGTGGAAAATCCACACAACATTGATCGCCACGCTCGTACCGTTTTCCCCACAGCGTTTCTCTTTGTCAATATCCTCTACTGGCTTTACTATCTCTTTCTCTGA